In the genome of Coregonus clupeaformis isolate EN_2021a chromosome 1, ASM2061545v1, whole genome shotgun sequence, one region contains:
- the LOC121582580 gene encoding PR domain zinc finger protein 8-like, with amino-acid sequence MTSLLADITHSTSTTSRQTMDHNFLPHSLWTSEGKFLHPHATVLYSSVHVTCNIPAGAQFGPCILQNTFYDTIAFIALKSCDKRSKSYVFRVDPEAMRSSALVLSWLRLVQAARDREEQNTEAFLKGGQLYFRTTRDIHQEEELLVWYDQELSHLLGFTDISTRGHNAELKCAKCNQVFKNEHPYLAHCRFLCAQVKNDMPSREAYEHKHMEIKRQHRITDFHNIARDLERKKSSASEEAEISLRKRKHQETDYPRWRKPVLLEKTNILNDNITQITRDYHLIAPESTGSALKLKAEKYHLKRDRVECKNSAFTEVGAAKISFIHEQEKPTDSETVMEMSSGLNSNSSVFSFVLRSGQEEQKSAFCKPSKRTSSNRSTAHPSNTPAPSNCLEDVRDIFTSKTVLGYNNLLASNMLNGDLPGAQTLPTPVTGNAFPYPPEHWSRSIGAQLQSTSSILPPTFSSFGVSVQNWCAKCNLSFRMTSDLVFHMRSHHKNEFAAESQVRRREEKLTCPICHEFFRERHHLSRHMTSHN; translated from the exons ACAAACCATGGACCATAATTTTTTACCTCATTCCCTCTGGACCAGTGAGGGTAAATTCCTCCACCCCCACGCGACAGTCCTCTACTCCAGCGTACATGTCACATGCAATATCCCTGCTGGGGCACAGTTCGGCCCGTGCATCCTTCAGAACACGTTCTATGACACCATCGCCTTTATAGCGCTAAAATCCTGCGACAAGAGAAGCAAATCATACGTGTTCAGG GTGGACCCAGAGGCTATGCGGAGCTCTGCTCTCGTGCTGTCCTGGCTGCGGCTGGTGCAGGCAGCACGTGACCGGGAGGAGCAGAACACCGAAGCGTTCCTGAAGGGAGGCCAGCTGTATTTCCGGACCACCAGGGACATCCATCAGGAAGAGGAATTGTTGGTGTGGTATGACCAGGAGCTGTCACATCTACTGGGCTTCACTGACATCTCAACCAGAGGACATAATGCCg AGCTCAAATGCGCAAAATGTAACCAGGTCTTCAAGAACGAGCATCCCTACTTGGCCCACTGCCGCTTCCTGTGCGCGCAGGTGAAGAATGACATGCCGAGCAGAGAGGCCTACGAACACAAACACATGGAAATAAAGCGGCAACACCGCATCACAGACTTCCACAACATCGCCAGGGATCTGGAACGTAAAAAATCCAGCGCCAGCGAGGAAGCAGAGATTTCTCTGCGGAAAAGGAAGCACCAGGAGACGGATTACCCCCGATGGAGGAAACCGGTGTTACTGGAGAAAACCAATATcttgaatgacaacatcacacaGATAACCAGAGACTACCACCTCATTGCGCCAGAGTCAACTGGCTCTGCCTTGAAACTGAAGGCGGAGAAGTACCATCTCAAAAGGGACCGAGTGGAATGTAAAAATAGTGCGTTTACAGAAGTAGGAGCAGCGAAAATTAGTTTCATACACGAACAAGAAAAACCAACAGATTCTGAGACAGTGATGGAGATGAGCTCTGGTTTGAACTCAAACAGCAGTGTGTTTTCATTCGTTCTGCGCAGTGGACAGGAGGAGCAGAAAAGTGCTTTCTGTAAACCCAGTAAAAGGACTTCTTCTAACCGCTCTACAGCTCACCCATCCAACACACCTGCCCCATCGAACTGCCTAGAGGACGTGAGAGACATTTTTACCTCAAAGACTGTTCTGGGATACAACAATTTGTTGGCATCTAATATGTTGAATGGTGATTTACCTGGCGCACAGACCCTACCCACACCGGTTACTGGCAACGCTTTTCCCTACCCTCCAGAGCACTGGTCCAGGAGCATTGGAGCCCAACTACAAAGCACGTCATCGATTCTTCCTCCAACATTTAGCTCCTTTGGGGTGTCAGTGCAGAACTGGTGCGCCAAGTGTAACCTCTCCTTCCGCATGACTTCAGACCTGGTGTTCCACATGCGCTCCCACCACAAGAATGAGTTTGCGGCGGAGTCCCAGGTGAGGAGGCGAGAGGAGAAACTCACCTGCCCTATCTGCCACGAGTTCTTCCGGGAACGGCACCACCTGTCACGCCACATGACGTCTCACAATTAA